A region from the Vicia villosa cultivar HV-30 ecotype Madison, WI linkage group LG3, Vvil1.0, whole genome shotgun sequence genome encodes:
- the LOC131659511 gene encoding uncharacterized protein LOC131659511 produces MANNNIPSSDPFLLEHLIEDSTREVTNRRRQEEPQHALAGQGRSRHETSQPRRQRVQNVQQLQGLQQVQNVEQNPPEGHVQNGEDQQARTHNGPERPQNENETDARDGHAASSFTHTSDRQRTRHVEEEEPLNIPEDVDPVTVLLLKELQKTNSLLRLQDDRIHELERKRRYRSPPRRHYRSRSYSSSRSPPRRHRRRSPSSSRSPPRRHRRRRSYSRSPPRKSRKNQRPEATEARSLSPEQGHQGPSKAVLKPRERPSPRDNRAGPNNDQERPRRGRHSTSPRPSDEEDFRSPLSENIRRARLPRGMEKPPALDHQRGSDPRKRKRAKARIFHQQSPARPRGALPTDRESRHGPSNSGQKAAVLFPRPHHLRPNRSTHQAAP; encoded by the exons atggctaacaacaacatcccaagctcCGACCCCTTCCTTCTGGAACATCTGATCGAAGATTCTACCCGCGAGGTGACGAATCGCCGCCGGCAAGAAGAACCTCAACATGCCCTTGCCGGACAGGGAAGGTCGAGACATGAGACTTCGCAACCTAGGAGGCAGCGGGTCCAGAACGTCCAGCAGCTGCAGGGCCTCCAACAGGTCCAGAATGTCGAACAAAACCCTCCCGAGGGAcacgttcagaacggggaagacCAGCAGGCCCGAACCCACAATGGGCCTGAGCGCCCCCAGAATGAGAATGAGACCGACGCCAGAGATGGGCAcgctgcttcctcattcacccacacctccgacagGCAGAGGACCCGTCATGTAGAAGAGGAGGAACCGCTCAACATCCCCGAGGATGTTGACCCCGTCACTGTCCTCCTGCTCAAAGAACTGCAAAAGACGAACAGCCTCCTCCGACTTCAGGACGACCGTATCCAcgagctggaaaggaagcgacggTACCGCTCCCCTCCGCGGAGACATTACCGGTcgcgctcctattcctcctcgcgctcacctcCGAGGAGGCACCGCCGGCGTTCCCCATCTTCTTCACGCTCGCCACCTAGAAGACACCGCCGTCGGAGAtcatattcccgctctccaccGAGAAAGAGCAGGAAGAACCAGAGACCAGAGGCCACTGAGGCAAGAAGCCTCTCCCCCGAGCAGGGTCATCAGGGCCCCTCCAAGGCTGTGCTGAAACCCCGCGAGCGTCCCTCTCCTCGGGATAATCGCGCCGGTCCCAACAATGACCAGGAAAGACCCCGACGAGGCAGACATTCAACTTCACCAAGACCGAGCGACgaagaggacttccgcagccctttgTCCGAGAACATCCGAAGAGCCCGCCTTCCTCGAGGGATGGAAAAACCCCCGGCGTTGGACCA TCAGCGCGGCTCTGATCCGAGAAAACGAAAGCGGGCAAAAGCCCGTATATTTCACCAGCAAAGCCCTGCAAGGCCCCGAGGTGCGCtaccaacagatcgagaaagtcgccatggccctagtAATAGCGGCCAGAAGGCTGCGGTACTATTTCCTCGCCCACACCATCttcgtccgaacagatcaacccaTCAAGCAGCTCCTTAG